DNA sequence from the Candidatus Kaistella beijingensis genome:
GGGCGGAATTGCGCATTTCGCACACATTGGTGGTGCAATTGTGGGATTTATTTTGGCCAAAATGTGGAAGAACAATCAGTACAGAATTGATTAACGTCAATGAAAATTTTTCGGTTTGTTTTAACGGTTTCTCATTTCTTCATCATTGTTCTCTTGTTGGGAACTTTGCTCAATGCTTATATTCCACCGAAGGTTTTTCCCTGGTTTAATTTGCTTTCCTTGGCTTTTCCAGTTTTGATGATTATGAATGTTTTAATGATTTTTTTCTGGATTATTTTGAGAAAGAAAAGAGCTTTTCTGTTTGTAATGTTTTCATTAATACTGATTAACCCGACAAGAAGATGGGTGAATTTTAGTGCTAAAAAAGCAGAATCACCTAATCTTAAAATTGTAACCTATAACGTAAAGGGAGGAGCGGTTGATGTGAAATTAAACTATACCTATCTTGAAAAACAAAACGCAGATATTATTTTAGGACAAGAATATGGAAGCGAATTTAATATTCCGGGATTTGAAAACAGAACTAGAGATTATGAAATTGTCGCTTTAAATTCAAAATATAAAATTGTAAATCAGGGAAAACTTACCAAGACCGGAAACGGAAATTCATTTTTTGCGGACATTGATGTGAATGGAAAAATAATTCGTTTTGTGAATGTTTATTTGAATCCATTTTCTTTTGATAAAGCACAAGTAAAACCAGGAGAAGATTTTGAAACAAATAGTGCAAAGGCAAAGTTCATTGTGAAAAGACTTCTCCCTACTTTCAAAGTTCATCAGCAAGAAGTTGCCGAAATCCGGACAGCAATCGACAATTCGCCATATCCGGTGATTTTGGCGGGAGATTTCAATTCAGTTCCCAATTCTTACGAATATTATCATTTGGGGAAAGGTTTAAGAGATGTTTTTATGGAAGTGGGAAAGGGAAGTTCAACAAGCTTTCACGATTATAAATTCCCGATTAGGATTGATTATGTTTTCTGTTCTAAAGAAATAAAACCTGTAAGTTATAAAGTGGACCGCTCGGTGAAAGTTTCTGATCATTTCCCTGTAATTGCCGAATTTAAAATTAATTAAAAATGAAGAATTTAATTTTATTAAACATCCCGTTTTTTTTGTTTTCCTGTGGAAAAAACACACAAGATGATGTCGTGATTTCGTCGAAAGAAAGCGCTATTCCTCCTTATGACACCATTGCAAAGGACTCGTTTTCAGCAGGCGCAATTTCGGTGGATATTGCACGACAAATTAGAATGTCCTCACAGCAATATCAAGATTCTATAAAAGAAGTCCGTAAAAAAATGGAAGAGGAACGAATCTTGAAGGAGGAAAAAGATAAAGCCGACAAAAAATTAGCGGAAGAAAAGAAAATAACGGAAGATGCTGAAAAAGCAGAAAAGGAAAAAGACAAAAAAACAGTTGAAACTGCACCGACTGAAACCGCGACAAACCCGTAATTTCTTATAATTTCTAAACACCACTAAAATTACCATTATGAAAAATTATCTTTTAGCAGCAGGTTTTTTGACCCTAAGTTTAACTGCCTGCAAACAATCGGAAACAAAGGTTTTAACTTCAGAAAATCCAGACGGATCCGTTACAACAACGACTGTGGAAACTGAAAAAACCACTGGTGTTGATTCAGCAAAAATCAATGCGACCGTGGATAAGGCAAAAGAAAAATTAAATACGGCAGGAGAAAAAATTGATGAAGCTGCTGATAAAGCAGGAGAACATTTAGAAAAAGCAGGAGAGGACTTGAAAGAAGCCGCATCAAAAGGAGCCGAAAAGGTCGAAAAAGAAGCCGAAAAAGTGAAGGAAGATTTGAAAAAAAATTAGAAAAAAATCTGTTTTTGCGTTCAATTTTTTATGTAATTGGAGCAGTCGTAGCAACCAATCATCTGTAATATTTTTCAAGAAAAACAAAAAACTCTTCCATTCGCAACAAATTGTTCATCGCCAAATAAAAGAACAGAACACCAACTGTTACAAAAAGAAATGATAACATTTTAGGTGAGTTTTTATAAGAATAAAAAAGCCAACCAATCAGAAGCGGCACCACGAAAATAAAATGGCCACCATAAATATAAGAAGTGTGAAGGCCGAATTTCAAGATGCAGTGAATCACAATATCCACCAAAAACGAAATCATTAGAACTTGAACCAACTTATTTTTGAAGTTCTTGAAATAACTCCAAAAAACTAAAATTAAAACCGCCGCAACAAAAACATATGGAATCACCGAAGTGTAAACATCCATGAAAAGTGCTTTGTAATAAAACCCTTTTTTATTGTGATAATCACGGATGACGAAAGATGGGAACAACATATTTCCACCAAAAAACCAGGAAGAAATCATGTCCCAAAGTGGAGTGACTTTCGGTTTGGAAAACTTATCGTATTGTTCTCCGGATTTGTTTAGAAATCGCATATAATCGAAATCTAAACGGTAAAGAAACAGCAAAACAAAAATCACAATGGACATTAAAACCCTTAAAACTGCATTCCCAAATTTCTTCCAATTCTGAAAAAGATTTTTCTCAAAAAGTACGGATATAAAAACTTTCACCGCATTCGTCACGGTTAATCCACCAATAGAAATCGTTGCTAAAGTGAGTGCGGTTGCAGGAATTATCGCTTCTTTTTTCAATTTTAAAGCCGCATAATAATTAAAGAGAACAAGGAAAAATAAAGTATAAGTATAAGTTTCAGGCGTAAATGAAAGCAAAATATTAGTCGTGAAAAACGCAAAAAACGATAGAATTAAAAGCGAAATATTTTTAGGCAAACGGATGATGTTTTTCAAATATTTATAGATCTGAATCAAAC
Encoded proteins:
- a CDS encoding endonuclease/exonuclease/phosphatase family protein, whose amino-acid sequence is MKIFRFVLTVSHFFIIVLLLGTLLNAYIPPKVFPWFNLLSLAFPVLMIMNVLMIFFWIILRKKRAFLFVMFSLILINPTRRWVNFSAKKAESPNLKIVTYNVKGGAVDVKLNYTYLEKQNADIILGQEYGSEFNIPGFENRTRDYEIVALNSKYKIVNQGKLTKTGNGNSFFADIDVNGKIIRFVNVYLNPFSFDKAQVKPGEDFETNSAKAKFIVKRLLPTFKVHQQEVAEIRTAIDNSPYPVILAGDFNSVPNSYEYYHLGKGLRDVFMEVGKGSSTSFHDYKFPIRIDYVFCSKEIKPVSYKVDRSVKVSDHFPVIAEFKIN
- a CDS encoding DUF6080 domain-containing protein, producing the protein MNFKQKFFDFIKTVFPATKFETLLFLIFLSIYGALGTYIALNYRIIFDNRIPWDAYFSFDNRAIVMTGGGFERHPLANYFFNWIREFALLFSDGKKDANFRLVLAWCSNFAVSLSLIQIYKYLKNIIRLPKNISLLILSFFAFFTTNILLSFTPETYTYTLFFLVLFNYYAALKLKKEAIIPATALTLATISIGGLTVTNAVKVFISVLFEKNLFQNWKKFGNAVLRVLMSIVIFVLLFLYRLDFDYMRFLNKSGEQYDKFSKPKVTPLWDMISSWFFGGNMLFPSFVIRDYHNKKGFYYKALFMDVYTSVIPYVFVAAVLILVFWSYFKNFKNKLVQVLMISFLVDIVIHCILKFGLHTSYIYGGHFIFVVPLLIGWLFYSYKNSPKMLSFLFVTVGVLFFYLAMNNLLRMEEFFVFLEKYYR